The following proteins come from a genomic window of Pseudomonas putida:
- a CDS encoding iron-containing alcohol dehydrogenase, producing the protein MSVSAFQIANKLLTGAGAINQLDAELTRLKVNNPLIVTDAILVKTGTVELALAELAGRNYGLYDRVQPEPEIGLVEDCTRAYREGGHDGLIGLGGGSAIDIAKGVAAFAGHEGALADLFGVNQVARKGPPLIAIPTTAGTGSEVTNVAIFSDKKAQLKKGIVSDYLLPDVALVSPVMTLTCPRSVTAASGVDALVHAIESYISVNRSPITDAIALGAIRLIARALPKAYANPDDLVAREEMATASLMGGMAFGNAGVGAVHALAYPLGGRFNIAHGVSNALLLPYVMRWNKLACAERLKDVAQAMGISVDGLSDLQAADAAVTAMAELCSAVGIPTGLRAFSVPHDALASMAEEASKIDRLMRNNPRKLSPADIEEIYRAAW; encoded by the coding sequence GTGAGTGTTTCTGCCTTTCAGATAGCTAACAAACTCCTTACTGGCGCCGGCGCGATTAACCAACTCGATGCCGAACTAACACGTTTGAAGGTCAATAATCCCCTCATCGTGACCGATGCGATCCTGGTGAAAACCGGCACCGTTGAGCTCGCCTTGGCCGAGCTGGCTGGCCGCAACTACGGCCTCTATGACCGAGTTCAACCAGAGCCGGAAATCGGCTTGGTTGAAGATTGCACTCGTGCTTACCGTGAAGGCGGTCATGACGGACTAATCGGCCTGGGCGGTGGCAGCGCGATTGATATCGCCAAAGGTGTTGCTGCCTTTGCTGGGCATGAGGGAGCTCTGGCCGATCTTTTCGGAGTAAATCAGGTAGCCCGCAAAGGCCCTCCACTGATCGCAATCCCAACCACTGCCGGCACCGGTTCCGAGGTCACCAACGTGGCTATTTTTTCGGACAAAAAGGCGCAGTTGAAGAAAGGGATTGTGAGCGACTACCTCTTGCCAGACGTCGCCTTGGTAAGTCCGGTAATGACCCTTACCTGCCCACGTAGCGTCACTGCTGCAAGCGGGGTAGATGCGCTTGTACACGCCATCGAATCGTACATTTCTGTAAACCGCTCACCTATCACCGATGCCATCGCGCTGGGCGCAATCCGACTTATCGCACGTGCCTTGCCAAAGGCCTATGCGAACCCTGATGACCTGGTTGCTCGCGAAGAAATGGCCACGGCGAGCCTCATGGGTGGCATGGCGTTTGGCAACGCTGGTGTCGGTGCGGTACATGCCCTGGCCTATCCACTTGGCGGACGCTTCAACATCGCTCACGGTGTCAGCAACGCACTCTTGCTTCCTTACGTCATGCGCTGGAACAAGCTCGCATGTGCTGAGCGCCTCAAAGATGTTGCCCAGGCAATGGGTATCAGCGTCGACGGGCTGAGCGACCTTCAAGCAGCTGATGCTGCAGTTACCGCGATGGCCGAGCTGTGTTCAGCAGTCGGTATTCCAACCGGGCTTCGAGCATTCAGTGTCCCCCATGACGCATTGGCATCAATGGCTGAAGAGGCCAGCAAGATCGACCGCCTGATGCGCAACAACCCTCGCAAACTTTCGCCGGCAGACATTGAGGAGATCTACCGAGCAGCCTGGTAG
- a CDS encoding IS3 family transposase (programmed frameshift): protein MSRQRYPEEFKIEAVKQVTEKGKPVADVAQRLGMSVHSLYAWIKVYSKPQEQRQQDDDQQAELRKLRAELKRVTEERDNLKKGRRVLCQGVRLKYAFIKKHSTDYPVRRLCQTLKVHPSGYYAWLAEPQSARAKEDQRLLGLIKHAWLESGGVYGYRKIHDDLRELGEECGRNRVGRLMQAEGLRSQTGDRRRPGFYGGKPTVASPNHLARQFKVSEPNKVWVTDITYIRTYEGWLYLAVVLDLFSRQVIGWSMKPRMCSDLAIDAMLMAVWRRKPQQQVMIHSDQGSQFSSSDWQSFLKANNVISSMSRRGNCHDNAVAESFFQLLKRERIRRKIYTTREEARSDIFDYIEMFYNPKRRHSSAMQLSPIEYEKRYFLSLESV, encoded by the exons ATGAGTCGTCAGCGTTACCCCGAAGAATTCAAGATCGAAGCGGTCAAGCAAGTGACCGAGAAAGGCAAACCTGTCGCCGATGTCGCCCAGCGCCTGGGCATGTCCGTGCACAGTCTTTACGCCTGGATCAAGGTCTACAGCAAGCCCCAAGAGCAGCGTCAGCAAGACGACGATCAGCAGGCCGAACTGCGCAAGCTACGCGCTGAACTCAAGCGCGTGACGGAAGAGCGAGACA ATCTTAAAAAAGGCCGCCGCGTACTTTGCCAAGGAGTGCGGCTGAAGTACGCCTTCATCAAGAAGCACTCGACTGATTACCCGGTGCGGCGCCTTTGCCAAACCCTCAAGGTGCACCCCAGCGGCTACTACGCCTGGCTGGCCGAGCCTCAATCTGCCCGAGCAAAAGAAGATCAACGTCTGCTTGGCTTGATCAAGCACGCTTGGCTAGAAAGCGGAGGTGTATACGGCTACCGCAAAATTCACGATGACCTACGTGAGCTGGGAGAGGAATGCGGACGAAATCGAGTCGGGCGCTTGATGCAGGCGGAGGGGCTGCGTTCGCAAACGGGCGATCGGCGGCGTCCAGGGTTTTACGGTGGAAAACCAACAGTGGCCTCGCCCAACCACCTCGCGCGGCAGTTCAAGGTCAGTGAGCCGAACAAGGTCTGGGTGACAGATATCACTTACATCCGCACCTATGAAGGATGGCTCTATCTAGCGGTAGTGCTGGATCTGTTCTCACGCCAAGTAATTGGTTGGTCAATGAAGCCAAGGATGTGCAGCGACCTGGCTATCGACGCAATGTTGATGGCTGTGTGGCGACGCAAGCCACAGCAGCAAGTGATGATTCACTCAGATCAAGGTAGTCAGTTCAGTAGCTCAGATTGGCAAAGCTTCTTGAAGGCTAACAATGTAATCAGCAGCATGAGTCGGCGGGGAAACTGCCACGACAATGCCGTAGCCGAGAGCTTTTTCCAACTTTTGAAGCGGGAGCGCATCCGACGAAAGATCTACACAACCCGTGAAGAAGCCCGAAGTGATATTTTCGATTACATCGAAATGTTCTATAACCCTAAACGCCGACACAGCAGTGCTATGCAGCTGTCTCCAATAGAGTATGAGAAACGCTATTTCCTGAGCTTGGAGAGTGTCTAG
- a CDS encoding iron-containing alcohol dehydrogenase, with translation MSVSAFQIANKLLTGASAVEQLDAELTRLKVSNPLIVTDAILLKSGTVDLALAHLGGRSYGLYDQAQPEPEISLVEDCTRAFREGGHDGLIGLGGGSAIDIAKGVAAFAGHDGALADLFGVDQVSRKGPPLIAIPTTAGTGSEVTNVAIFSDKKAQLKKGIVSDYLLPDVALVSPVLTRTCPRSVTAASGVDALVHAIEAYLSINRSPITDAIALGAIKLIARALPKAYANPDDLAAREDMATASLMGGMAFGNAGVGAVHALAYPLGGRFNIAHGVSNALLLPHVMRWNKLACTERLRDVAQAMGVNIAGLSDSQAADASVDAMAELCAAVDIPTGLRAFNVPQDALAPMAEEASKIDRLMRNNPRKFTAGDIEAIYRAAW, from the coding sequence ATGAGTGTTTCTGCCTTTCAAATCGCCAATAAGCTCCTGACCGGGGCCAGCGCGGTAGAACAGCTTGATGCTGAGTTGACCCGGTTGAAGGTGAGTAATCCATTGATCGTGACCGATGCGATCCTGCTCAAGTCGGGCACAGTCGACCTCGCCTTGGCCCACTTGGGTGGCCGCAGTTATGGCCTTTACGACCAGGCTCAACCGGAGCCTGAAATCAGTTTGGTCGAAGACTGTACCCGCGCCTTTCGCGAGGGGGGCCATGATGGGCTGATTGGGTTGGGAGGAGGAAGCGCTATCGACATCGCGAAAGGTGTCGCGGCCTTCGCCGGACACGACGGCGCTCTGGCCGACCTGTTCGGCGTCGATCAGGTCAGCCGCAAGGGGCCGCCCCTGATCGCGATTCCTACCACTGCAGGCACGGGTTCGGAGGTCACTAACGTGGCGATCTTTTCCGACAAGAAAGCGCAGCTCAAGAAAGGCATTGTGAGTGACTACCTGCTGCCTGACGTTGCTCTCGTAAGTCCGGTCTTGACGCGCACCTGCCCACGAAGCGTAACCGCTGCCAGCGGTGTCGATGCACTTGTGCATGCGATCGAAGCGTACCTTTCGATCAATCGCTCGCCGATCACCGACGCCATTGCCCTTGGAGCCATTAAACTGATCGCTCGCGCTTTGCCTAAAGCGTATGCCAACCCCGATGATCTTGCTGCCCGGGAAGACATGGCTACAGCGAGTCTGATGGGCGGCATGGCTTTTGGAAACGCAGGCGTAGGGGCAGTACATGCGCTGGCCTATCCGCTGGGCGGGCGCTTCAACATAGCCCACGGCGTCAGCAATGCTTTGCTGCTGCCCCATGTCATGCGCTGGAACAAGCTTGCCTGTACGGAGCGCCTTCGCGACGTCGCCCAGGCAATGGGCGTGAATATCGCCGGGTTGAGCGATAGCCAGGCCGCAGACGCCAGTGTCGATGCGATGGCTGAGCTGTGTGCTGCTGTAGACATTCCTACCGGTCTTCGCGCGTTCAACGTTCCGCAGGACGCTTTGGCACCCATGGCCGAGGAGGCCAGCAAGATTGACCGGTTGATGCGCAATAACCCGCGCAAATTCACGGCTGGGGATATCGAGGCGATTTACCGGGCTGCCTGGTAA
- a CDS encoding DUF932 domain-containing protein gives MAHLIETMAYAGATPWHGLGNQLTQKQPIEVWQREAGMDWQILESPVHFKSDAVGHLGAIHSFPEQKVLFRSDTKAPLSVVSQRYHTVQPREVLEFYRDLTEVSGYELETAGVLKGGRKFWALARTGQGAALKGNDQVNGYLLLATSCDGTLATTATPTTVRVVCNNTLTIALDGTSRAIKVPHNTRFDPKVVKKQLGIAVSQWDDFMYRMRALAERKVQWHEALGFFMSVLCETSPTGAMPEVLPNERALRKVQELYEGRGRGSLLDSARGTAWGLLNAVTEYVDHERRARSTEYRLDSAWFGQGAQIKQRALDTALQLVA, from the coding sequence ATGGCACATCTCATCGAAACCATGGCCTACGCTGGCGCTACCCCGTGGCATGGCCTGGGCAATCAGCTCACGCAGAAGCAACCCATCGAAGTCTGGCAACGCGAAGCCGGCATGGACTGGCAGATCCTGGAGAGCCCCGTGCATTTCAAGTCGGATGCCGTCGGCCATCTGGGCGCGATCCACTCCTTCCCGGAGCAGAAGGTGCTGTTCCGTTCGGACACCAAGGCACCGCTGTCGGTGGTCTCCCAGCGCTATCACACCGTGCAGCCGCGCGAAGTGCTGGAGTTCTACCGGGATCTGACCGAGGTCTCCGGCTATGAGCTGGAGACGGCTGGCGTACTCAAGGGCGGTCGCAAGTTCTGGGCGCTGGCACGTACCGGGCAAGGCGCTGCGCTCAAGGGCAACGACCAGGTCAACGGCTACCTGCTGCTGGCCACGTCCTGTGACGGTACCCTGGCCACCACGGCAACGCCGACCACTGTGCGGGTGGTGTGCAACAACACTCTGACCATCGCCCTGGACGGCACCAGCCGCGCGATCAAAGTGCCGCATAACACCCGCTTCGATCCCAAAGTGGTGAAGAAGCAACTCGGCATCGCCGTCTCCCAATGGGACGATTTTATGTACCGCATGCGCGCGCTGGCCGAGCGCAAGGTGCAGTGGCATGAGGCTTTGGGATTCTTCATGTCTGTGCTCTGCGAAACCAGCCCAACCGGTGCAATGCCGGAGGTATTACCGAACGAGCGCGCCCTGCGCAAAGTCCAGGAGCTATACGAAGGTCGTGGTCGCGGTAGCCTGCTGGACTCGGCACGCGGCACCGCCTGGGGCCTGCTCAACGCCGTGACCGAGTACGTCGATCACGAGCGCCGGGCACGCAGCACGGAGTATCGCCTCGACTCTGCATGGTTCGGCCAAGGCGCCCAGATCAAGCAACGCGCCTTGGATACAGCCCTGCAACTGGTTGCCTGA
- a CDS encoding TIM barrel protein, which translates to MSISIVTWTLGLTAAQDVINKAQALGLDGIQYAGDHRDVDPIQLRNSAIQSGLEVIAVDPFNAGPTDPSTASAAGAVAYYKRVIDFAEILGTVPVTLQGLSLWTKNCDNRNDAKDQLLTCCEAVNRYAHERGVRTLYEVCNHYEVPLIHTAQECRELIEAVGEGNMGMILDSFHMNINEQDPLQAIRANLDLLEIYHISDSGRGGIGTGHINFRTHHRTLLEGGFAGHVAIEPVLAHLTPSNSPRFADDQAQLDAQIYHSASCWRSYSNDLPE; encoded by the coding sequence ATGAGCATTAGCATTGTGACTTGGACATTGGGGCTCACTGCGGCTCAGGACGTGATCAACAAAGCGCAAGCACTGGGCTTGGACGGCATTCAATACGCTGGTGATCATAGAGACGTCGATCCGATTCAGCTTCGAAACAGCGCCATCCAGTCAGGGTTAGAAGTCATCGCCGTCGACCCATTCAATGCTGGGCCTACTGACCCGAGCACTGCCAGTGCAGCCGGAGCTGTCGCCTACTACAAACGCGTGATCGATTTTGCCGAGATTCTCGGGACGGTGCCGGTTACGCTTCAAGGCCTCTCGCTGTGGACGAAGAACTGTGACAACAGGAACGATGCCAAGGATCAACTCCTAACCTGTTGCGAGGCGGTTAACCGATACGCTCATGAACGCGGCGTCCGAACGCTTTACGAGGTATGCAACCATTACGAAGTACCCCTGATACACACCGCTCAGGAGTGCCGGGAGCTTATCGAAGCTGTCGGTGAGGGAAACATGGGCATGATCTTGGACAGCTTTCACATGAACATCAATGAGCAGGATCCCTTGCAGGCTATACGGGCCAATTTGGACTTACTCGAGATCTATCACATCTCCGATTCAGGCCGAGGCGGAATTGGAACCGGACACATCAATTTCAGGACGCATCACCGGACGCTCCTAGAGGGTGGCTTTGCTGGCCATGTGGCGATTGAGCCAGTGCTCGCTCACCTCACCCCGAGTAATTCTCCGAGATTCGCAGACGACCAGGCTCAACTGGACGCGCAGATTTACCATAGCGCCTCGTGCTGGAGGAGTTACTCGAATGATCTTCCTGAGTGA
- a CDS encoding IS5 family transposase, with product MKQMTFADAEYAGKRKQTRKERFLIEMDQVVPWAGLIKLIEPHYPKGEGGRPAYPLMAMLRVHLMQNWFGYSDPAMEEALYETTILRQFAGLNLERIPDETTILNFRRLLEKHELAAGVLQVINGYLGDRGLLLRQGTVVDATIIHAPSSSKNKDGKRDPEMHQTKKGNMYFFGMKAHIGVDAESGLVHSLVGTAANVADVTQVDQLLHGDETYVCGDAGYTGVEKRPEHQDRQMIWSIAARPSSYKKLGKKSLIGRLRRKIEYAKAQVRAKVEHPFRVIKRQFGYTKVRYRGLTKNIAQQTTLFALSNLWMTRKRLLAMGEMRL from the coding sequence ATGAAGCAGATGACCTTCGCCGATGCCGAATACGCCGGCAAGCGCAAACAAACCCGCAAGGAACGCTTCCTGATCGAGATGGATCAGGTGGTACCGTGGGCCGGCTTGATCAAACTGATCGAGCCTCACTATCCAAAAGGTGAAGGTGGTCGCCCAGCTTATCCCTTGATGGCCATGCTGCGGGTGCATCTGATGCAAAACTGGTTCGGCTACAGCGACCCGGCGATGGAAGAGGCTTTGTACGAAACGACCATCCTGCGCCAGTTCGCCGGTCTGAATTTGGAACGTATACCTGACGAAACCACCATCCTCAACTTCCGTCGTCTGCTTGAAAAGCATGAGCTGGCTGCCGGGGTTCTGCAGGTCATCAACGGCTATCTGGGTGACCGTGGACTGCTGTTGCGTCAAGGCACAGTGGTCGATGCGACCATCATTCACGCACCGAGCTCGAGCAAGAACAAGGACGGCAAGCGTGATCCCGAAATGCACCAGACGAAGAAGGGCAACATGTATTTCTTCGGCATGAAAGCGCACATCGGTGTCGACGCCGAATCCGGGCTGGTGCACAGCCTGGTGGGGACAGCCGCGAATGTTGCAGACGTGACCCAGGTCGATCAGTTGCTACATGGCGATGAAACTTACGTGTGTGGGGATGCCGGCTACACCGGCGTGGAGAAGCGTCCCGAACATCAGGATCGTCAGATGATCTGGTCAATTGCCGCTCGGCCAAGTAGTTACAAGAAGCTCGGAAAGAAGAGCCTGATCGGTCGGTTACGACGCAAGATCGAATACGCGAAAGCGCAGGTACGCGCGAAGGTTGAACACCCGTTTCGGGTGATCAAGCGTCAGTTCGGTTACACGAAAGTGCGGTACCGTGGCCTGACGAAGAATATTGCACAACAAACCACGCTTTTTGCTCTGTCGAACCTCTGGATGACTCGAAAGCGGCTACTGGCGATGGGAGAAATGCGTCTTTAA
- a CDS encoding aldehyde dehydrogenase family protein, with product MINETYPDTQLFINGEWRDAEGRSTIDVVSPATGLRIGTVAHASEGDLVQAVNAAQAGFDVWRNVPAYERSAIMRKAASIIRERAETIARYMTQEQGKPLLESRIEVNSAADIIEWFAEEGRRVYGRVVPPRNINASQIVVKEPVGPVAAFTPWNFPVNQVVRKLCAALATGCSFVVKAPEETPRSPAELIRAFADAGVPKGVIGLVYGNPDQISKYLIAHPVIRKITFTGSTAIGKQLAALAGLHMKRATMELGGHAPVIIAEDADLELAIQVASASKFRNAGQVCISPTRFLVHNSIKDAFVKGMVAYAEGLKIGNGLEDGVNYGPLANARRVEAIAGLVEDARKSGATVATGGERIGSTGNFFAPTVLADVPLDAEVLSQEPFGPIAAVRGFDHIEEAIAEANRLPFGLGGYAFTRSYRNVHLLTQTLQVGMLWINQPSTPVPEMPFGGVKDSGYGSEGGPEALEPYLVTKSVTVMTA from the coding sequence ATGATTAATGAGACGTACCCAGATACTCAACTTTTCATCAATGGAGAGTGGCGTGATGCTGAAGGTCGATCAACTATTGATGTTGTTAGCCCCGCAACCGGTTTGAGAATTGGTACCGTTGCCCATGCGTCTGAAGGTGACCTTGTACAAGCTGTTAATGCGGCACAGGCTGGATTCGATGTCTGGCGTAATGTACCTGCATACGAGCGATCTGCCATCATGCGCAAAGCCGCTTCCATCATTCGGGAGCGGGCCGAAACGATCGCCCGGTACATGACTCAAGAGCAGGGCAAACCATTGCTGGAGTCGCGTATCGAAGTCAACTCTGCGGCAGATATCATTGAGTGGTTTGCCGAGGAAGGTCGTCGCGTTTATGGTCGTGTAGTTCCTCCTCGCAATATCAACGCTAGCCAAATTGTCGTAAAGGAGCCAGTTGGCCCGGTAGCAGCCTTTACGCCATGGAATTTCCCGGTTAACCAGGTGGTTCGTAAGCTCTGTGCTGCATTGGCAACAGGTTGCTCTTTCGTGGTGAAGGCTCCTGAAGAGACCCCGCGTTCACCAGCCGAACTGATTCGTGCATTTGCCGACGCAGGTGTACCAAAGGGAGTTATCGGTCTGGTGTACGGTAACCCCGACCAGATCTCCAAATACCTTATCGCGCACCCAGTGATCCGCAAAATCACCTTCACCGGTTCCACTGCGATCGGTAAACAGTTGGCTGCCCTGGCTGGCCTGCACATGAAGCGGGCGACGATGGAGCTGGGTGGACACGCACCAGTGATCATCGCCGAGGATGCCGATTTGGAGTTAGCTATCCAGGTGGCAAGCGCCTCTAAATTCCGGAACGCCGGTCAGGTGTGCATCTCCCCGACACGATTCTTGGTGCATAACAGCATCAAAGATGCCTTTGTGAAAGGCATGGTCGCATACGCTGAAGGCCTCAAAATCGGTAATGGCCTCGAAGATGGAGTTAACTATGGGCCTCTAGCGAATGCTCGTCGAGTAGAGGCAATCGCAGGTTTGGTTGAAGACGCACGTAAATCGGGCGCGACGGTAGCGACTGGTGGTGAGCGAATCGGCTCGACAGGCAACTTCTTCGCCCCAACTGTTCTAGCAGATGTTCCGTTGGATGCTGAAGTGCTTTCTCAAGAACCGTTTGGTCCGATCGCAGCTGTACGTGGATTCGATCATATTGAGGAAGCGATAGCTGAGGCCAACCGTCTCCCATTCGGCCTGGGCGGTTATGCTTTCACGCGTTCATATCGCAACGTTCACCTTCTTACCCAAACTCTCCAAGTGGGCATGCTCTGGATCAACCAGCCTTCGACTCCGGTTCCTGAAATGCCGTTTGGCGGTGTTAAAGACTCGGGCTACGGCTCGGAAGGTGGCCCAGAGGCTCTTGAGCCGTACCTGGTCACCAAGTCGGTCACCGTAATGACCGCCTGA
- a CDS encoding PAS domain S-box protein: MDFNDQTFDTFLNALHDGVYITDGAGITVKVNTAYERLTGLEGEQIIGRSMHDLVRDGVLSQSASLRVLQQGAPVSVMQSLSNGKKLLVSATPIFEDRRISYVVSAVRDMTELLRMKHERDELAGLKKLRSSTAQLHAGEYMKLAKSPMVFDQAQTGQLFAQARRVASSDVKVLLLGETGVGKSLVAQYIHNASARANEPFIPLNCGAMPENLIEAELFGYAPGAFTGAAAKGKRGLLELANHGTLFLDEIGDLPLSLQVKLLKAIEENRFIPVGGLELKEVDVRIISATHHDLRQRVADGLFRADLYYRLNVVPIKIPALRERGNEIPTLLEHYLAHFNGRYEQNMKWSLEAVDLLCEYAWPGNIRELINLVERLVVTCESETIEALDLPEEMLNLHAEGENLSRLPLRRIIENAERSAIMSAMRIHKTTRLAAKALGVSQATIVQKMKRWERSD, from the coding sequence GTGGACTTCAACGACCAAACCTTTGACACGTTCTTGAATGCGTTGCATGACGGCGTCTATATCACCGACGGCGCCGGTATCACCGTGAAGGTGAACACTGCATACGAGCGACTGACAGGGCTTGAAGGTGAGCAAATCATCGGGCGTAGCATGCATGACCTGGTACGCGATGGTGTCTTATCACAGTCAGCATCATTGCGCGTGCTCCAGCAAGGCGCTCCAGTATCAGTGATGCAAAGCCTAAGCAACGGCAAAAAGCTTTTGGTAAGCGCTACGCCGATTTTTGAAGATCGCCGCATCAGCTACGTCGTCAGCGCAGTTCGGGACATGACCGAGCTTCTGCGTATGAAGCACGAGCGTGATGAGCTAGCTGGGCTCAAAAAGCTTCGTAGCAGCACCGCGCAACTGCACGCTGGCGAATACATGAAGCTCGCAAAGTCTCCAATGGTTTTCGACCAGGCACAGACTGGACAGCTCTTTGCCCAAGCTCGACGAGTGGCCAGTAGCGATGTGAAGGTTCTGCTTCTCGGAGAGACCGGGGTAGGCAAAAGCCTCGTCGCCCAGTACATCCACAATGCAAGCGCTCGGGCAAATGAGCCTTTCATACCTCTCAATTGCGGAGCAATGCCGGAAAACCTCATAGAAGCGGAATTGTTCGGATATGCGCCAGGAGCTTTCACAGGGGCCGCTGCAAAAGGGAAGAGAGGGCTATTGGAGCTCGCCAACCATGGCACCTTGTTCCTCGATGAGATTGGTGATCTCCCCCTATCCCTTCAGGTCAAGCTTCTCAAGGCCATCGAGGAAAATCGCTTCATCCCTGTTGGAGGCCTAGAGCTAAAGGAGGTCGACGTCCGCATCATCAGCGCGACCCACCATGATCTTCGACAGCGGGTTGCTGATGGCTTGTTCCGGGCGGATCTGTATTACAGACTCAATGTCGTTCCGATCAAAATCCCTGCCCTGAGGGAACGTGGCAATGAGATACCCACGCTCCTGGAACATTACCTTGCTCATTTCAACGGCAGATATGAGCAAAACATGAAATGGAGTCTCGAGGCGGTCGATCTGCTCTGTGAGTATGCTTGGCCAGGAAATATCCGCGAACTAATAAATCTGGTCGAGCGCTTGGTCGTTACCTGCGAGTCTGAAACGATTGAAGCGCTAGACCTACCGGAGGAGATGCTGAACCTGCATGCAGAGGGCGAAAACCTGAGCCGACTCCCCTTGCGCAGGATCATTGAGAATGCAGAACGCAGCGCCATCATGTCCGCGATGCGTATTCACAAAACCACCCGCCTTGCGGCAAAAGCCCTGGGCGTCAGCCAAGCCACCATTGTCCAAAAGATGAAACGTTGGGAAAGGTCTGATTAG
- a CDS encoding IS30 family transposase — protein sequence MTTHYTHLTIEERVTLMIMRMQGASLRAIAQVLGRQPSTLSREVRRQSQPGHYDASTAGARARALRHVPRRSKLLAPGSELFQVVHSMLAKGWSPQQIAARLKDYWPDNPERHVSHETIYLTIYAYPRGELKRQLIGYLRQGGSKRRTRSTAPARRERYPAEQNIRYRPEEVEGRQVPGHWESDLIMGANNRSAVATMVERTSRFVILAKLDAPTADAALEGMTRELSRMAPALLKTMTHDQGSEMAKHQELTARTGMKIYFADPHSPWQRGSNENTNGLLRQYLPKGTDLSLVSQERLDEIADLLNTRPRQTLGWKFPVEVLTDHLQLLATNRLNIIN from the coding sequence ATGACTACTCACTACACCCACTTGACCATCGAAGAGCGCGTAACGCTAATGATCATGCGTATGCAAGGCGCCTCGCTGCGAGCCATCGCCCAAGTTCTTGGGCGCCAACCCAGCACGCTGAGTCGAGAGGTGCGGCGCCAGTCGCAGCCTGGGCACTATGACGCCAGCACTGCCGGTGCTCGAGCCCGTGCCCTCAGACACGTCCCGAGGCGCAGCAAGCTTCTTGCCCCTGGTTCTGAACTGTTCCAGGTCGTACACAGCATGTTAGCCAAGGGCTGGTCTCCTCAGCAAATTGCCGCCAGACTCAAGGACTACTGGCCTGATAATCCTGAGCGGCATGTGAGTCACGAAACGATCTACCTGACAATCTATGCATACCCACGCGGCGAGCTTAAGCGTCAACTCATTGGTTACCTGCGCCAGGGCGGCAGCAAGCGGCGTACTCGCAGCACTGCGCCAGCTCGGCGCGAGCGCTATCCAGCTGAACAGAATATTCGCTACCGGCCTGAAGAGGTCGAAGGTCGACAAGTGCCAGGTCATTGGGAAAGCGACCTGATCATGGGCGCGAACAATCGCTCGGCAGTAGCGACGATGGTCGAGCGCACGAGCCGTTTCGTGATCCTGGCCAAGTTGGATGCGCCCACCGCAGACGCCGCGCTAGAGGGGATGACGCGAGAACTTTCGCGGATGGCACCGGCGCTGCTGAAAACCATGACCCATGACCAAGGCAGCGAGATGGCCAAGCATCAAGAGCTGACAGCTCGTACGGGAATGAAGATCTACTTCGCTGACCCGCACAGCCCTTGGCAAAGAGGCAGCAACGAGAACACGAACGGCCTGCTCCGGCAGTACTTACCCAAGGGCACCGATTTGTCGCTGGTTAGCCAGGAGCGGCTGGACGAGATTGCCGACTTGCTCAACACCCGACCTCGTCAGACATTGGGCTGGAAATTCCCTGTTGAAGTGTTGACGGATCATCTGCAACTGCTGGCAACCAATCGGCTCAACATTATCAACTGA